The DNA sequence GGCGGATGGGGCATGGATACAGAGCGATGGGGGCTGGCGGATGGGGGATGGGCTGGTGGACGGGGGATGGGCACAGAGTGATGGGGGGTGGCGGATGAGGGGATGGGCACAGAagcgggggatggagggatgggctGGCGGATGGGGGGGTGGGCACAGAAGCGAGGGGTGGAGGGATGGGCTGGCggatggggggatgggcagaGAAGCAAGGGATGGGGGATGGGCTGGCGGATGGGGGGATGGGCACAGAAgcgggggatggggaatgggctGGCAGATGGGGCATGGGTACAGAGCGATGGGGGGTGGCGGATGGGGGATGGGCTGGTGGACGGGGGATGGGCACAGAGCGATGGGGGGTGGCGGATGAGGGGATGGGCACAGAagcgggggatgggggatgggctggcagatgggggggatgaggacagagggctgggcacagggagagcaggggcagctctaggggCGGGAGCGTGACTTGCCTCGGGTACTTCAGTGACGACTCAGCAGCGGCCATAGCCTATAAACAAACAGAGGTAGAAGCGAGTCTGAAAAGAGTCCCCAGCCGGTGCAGTGCAGGGCCCGGGGTGGGCGCCTGTCAGTGGGGGAGGGCACCCGGCCTGCCCACGGGAATGCTCCCCCGCAGGGAGtcctggcccagcctggcccggctGGCTACTCACCCTTCTGCATCTGCCGCAGGGTCCAGGTCCTGTCTGCTCCCACCGCGCAGGCCCCTGGCCCCCACcgtcccctctgcccctgccctgcctgcagggaGCCTGGAGCACAGAGTGGGGACTGATGCTGGCCGAGCCCCTTGGACTCTGGGGCCGTTTGCAGGTGACTCTGGGGACTGCTGGGCCAGGGGACAAGTCTCCTGACTCTACAGGGAGCCCCGAGCCTCCCTGGGTATTTCAcatgccctgcctgcccccagagCGAGCAGCTTCCTGCCAGGAGGGGCACTCTCTGTAGGGCAGGACAACGCGGTATCTGGGGGCAGGACTCGAAGTGTGGGAGGCTTTGGGGGAACCCATGAGGCCACTTCCCCCAGAGGTCTCTCTCCGGCAGCTGCCAGCCCCTGACCCAGCGCCACACagaagggaggtgtgggggggtcagaCTGCCAGACAGcgagctcctccccctccagacAGAGCTCCTCCCCCTCTAGCTACCAGGCAGGGAGCTCCTCCCCATCAGCACagagctcctcccccctccaggaAGCCAGAGAGAATGCTCCTCCCCCTCAGCATAGAGCCCCTCCTCCTATAGGAAGCCCCTACCCTCAGTCCAAAACTCCTCCCATACAGCACAGGACTCCTCCCCCTACCAGAAGCCACAGAGAAAGCTCCTCCCGCTCAGCCCAGAGCTCCGCCCCTATGGCTGGCCACTGGTGGTTCTGCAGCACGGCTCCAGCCCTCACGTTTACCTTTGATAAAGGTCAGGTCCGTGAGCAGCTTCATCTCTCTGCTGAGGTCCACCTGGAAGCGGCTGAAGGACGAAGTGGCAGCGGGCCGGAAGGTCTGCAGCGAGTCTGTGGCCCTGACGATCCTGCCGCGACAGGAGGTTCAGGAGTTGGTGCAACAGGCCCCGGTAACGGGTTCCCGGTGCCACCGGTGCCCCAAGTCTGTGCTACTCGCGCACCAGCGTCCCTCCCGCTAGCCCACAGAGGTGCAAGGCTCCTCCTGCATGTGTCCCACTGCACTGGGAGATGGGGACAGTGCATCAGCCAGATCCCCGGCCCCGGGAGACCCCCTGCGGCCCCCCGGACGGAACGGTACCTGCTGTGTAGCTGCTTGGCTGCTTGGACAAAGCAGGGGTGGTCAGTCTCCTTCAGCACCTCCTGGGCGTAGCCCACCAGGCCCGAGTTCTCCAGCATGGAACGGTGCTCCTGGATCTGGTGGTGCAGGCTGGCCAGCCgctcctgctgggactcctggatGGCCTGCAGCAGGGCCGTCTGCTTCTCCTCCAGCACCGTGCACAGGCCCCGTATCAGCTGGGAAACCTCCTCCTTGGCCTGGGACCCATTCACCTGCCCAACCAGAGCAGAGTCACCATGGGGCCTCCCTCCACACGGGGGCCCTGCTGCCCCGGGGCTTTGGCACCCGGcctgggggagctggagctgccctgGGGATGGCGGCGCTGTGCCCGGACACCTCCTGCCCTCGCCCTAGAGGGGTGAAGCAgcgtcccctcccccagccctggcagtGCCCCTCGCTGGCGCCCCCCGCTCACCTCGGTGTGCTTCACCGTCTCCTCCAGCTCCGCGATCTGCAACTGCACCGTATCCTGGCTGCTCAGGATGTAGGCGAGGCTCTTCGTCAGCTTCTCCTACACGGACAGCGCGGGCAAATGAGACACACGGGCCGCTCGCCTCGCACAGTCCAGtgcacgggggggcggggctctgaACCCAGCCACCTGGGTGTGCACATTGCACAAGTCGGGCCCCATGCCTGGGCCAACGTGCACAGTCCACGAGGACAGCGGCGGGTTTACAAAGGGACCTGATCCCCCCCACTGCATGCACCCCATTCACTGCATACACCCTGCTCACTGCATCCCCCCACTACATGCAGCCCGCTCACTGCAGCCCCCCACTGCATGCACCCTGCTCACTGCATGAATCCCGATCACTGCATCCCCCCACTACATGCACCCCACTCACTGCAACCCCCACTGCATGCACCCTGCTCACTGCATCCCCCCACTGCATGAACCCCGCTCACTGCAGCCCCCCCACTACATGCACCCCGCTCACTGCATCCCCACCACAGCATGCACTCCGCTCTCTGTATCCCCCCACAGCATGCACTCCGCTCACTGCATCCCGCCCACTGCAATCACCCCATTCACTGCATCCCGCCCATTGCATGCACCCCGCTCACTGCATCCCCCCACTACATGCACCCCACTCACTGCTTCCCCCCACAGCATGCACCCCGCTCACTGCATCCGGCACTACATGCACCTCACTCACTGCTTCCCCCACTGCATGCACCCCATTCACTGCACCCCCCACTCACTGCATCCCCCCACAGCATGCACTCCACTCACTGCATCCTGCCCACTGCAATCACCCCATTCGCTGCATCCTTCCACAGCATGCACCCCTTTCACTGCATGCACCTCGCTCCCTGAATGCCCTGTCTGCGCCCTCCATTGCTGGTACTGGACACCCACCCTGTGCATGTCCTGTTGGtctgcaccccccagctctgggatgggattCCCCCCTCGGGGTACGTCCCACTTGTGTCCCCCAGCTCTGGCAGAGAGACAGACCTCCCTTCCTGCCAATCCCCCATCTGCACCTGCCCATCTCTGCCATGGAGACCCACGCCCCAACACCATCCATGCTCCATCTGCATCCCCCAGTTCTGGCCTGGGAAGCCCCGGTGCATCCCTTACCCGCAGTGCCTGGAAGGCGCTGAGCACAGGCGTGACCTTGTGGCTGGCGTGAGCGCGGCGTACGCGGCACAGCTGGCACACCAGCCGCTGGCAGGTCTTGCAGTAGTGAGTCACCTCCTCCTTGTGCTCCGGACACATCAGACCCTGTGCAGCAAGACCCACATTGAGTAATAGCGGTCAGCGCTCCCCTTTCCAGCCaacaccccccacctccctcccaggtctgcaccccttgcccccccccacccagtgccccAGGTTCCTCCCCATTCAGTGAtcacctcccctcccagctgcatCAGCATCCCCCTTCCATCCTCGTACCCCTCCAATCTCGGCGCCCCCACCCAGTGTCCCTGGCAGACACCACATGGGTGCGACACCGGGGCTCGCACCACCCTGAGCGCCTCCAGACGGACAAGATGCACGGAACCCGCCCTGCCCTGTCTCCCCCCAGCTGCCCATGCAGCAGGGACCAGAGGCCCTTTCACCCCGGAGCCATGTTCAGGTGCCCACTGGCCCCTGCGCTGGGCACGAGGCGGGTGATGCTGGGCCCAGAcacaccatcccctcccccgcagagtcCCAGCGCCCAAACCTCTCCCCAGCTATGCCCCAGGGACCCAGCCTGGGGACCGCTCACACCCAGCCCTagctggagcctggcctgggACACCCTGGGCAGCCCCTACCTTGGGCCGGAAGGTGAGGGTGGGCGGCGTGGGCTCGTGCTGGGCCTTCTGGGTGCCCCAGGGGTGGTAGAGTTTGAAGCATTCATTGCAGAAGCTCGACTTGCACTCGGTGCAGCCCTTGGTCGCCTCCAACTGGGGTGGTTTGCAaaactggcacatgatggcagtGCTGATGTTGATGGTCTGGCGGTACCGCTCCACGATCCGCTCCAGCGTCAGGTTCCGGAACAGGTTGCCCAGGCCCCGCTCGCCCAGGTCCACGTCCCGCTGGCAGGCCGGGCACGGGAAGCTGACAGTCTGGGGGTGCACGGCCCCCCGCTTCCGGCCCGGGTAGGTGCCAAACCCTGGGGGAACCCAGAAGCCTGTCACATGACATTCAGCCCTGCCGCGGACGACCTCCCGCCACAGCCACACACCCCTTGCCATGGCCGCCACCCCCCGCCATGGCCCACACCCCTGCCACAGGGTGCCTGCATCCTCTGCCCCTTGCACATTCCTGGTTACCCTCCCAGGCCctgccaccccctcctcctcctggtctcTGAGTGAGCTTCCCCAGTGAATCCCCGCACCAAACTGCACAGACCCCTCCCACTCTGCCAAGGGGGATCGGGAGCCTTCTGCTCCCAATGCACTCTGGGGGACAGGGGACGTGGCAGCTGCATCCCCCAGAccgtgtggaagggctggggatcCCAGGATATGCCGTTCTCCCCACCTGACTTGAGGAGCCGATCCAGGCGGTCGGGTTTGGGGATGACTCTGCGGCCCATGCGGGGGCTGCGGGTGGCCGGCGTGGAGGCAGGCGAGGTGGGCTCCGAACTGGGGTCGCAGCAGATGTAGCCATGCTGCACGAGGATCTCACTGGCACAGACGTGGCAGACGTTGTGCATGCAGGGCAGGGCCACCGGCTGCTTGTACATCTCCTTGCAGACAGGACAGATCAGCTCccgctccatgttcttcatgctGGTCTGGAGAGGGGCCCAGGAGAACGGTCAGCCCCCCGGGGGAGCACCCAGCTGCAGGGCCACAACTGCCCACCTTGGAActgcctttccctgcccccaccagaggGGGCACTGGGGCTCAGTCCTGACCCGGGAGCTCCATGCTGGCAGCCGTATGGGGGAGCCTTTGCTGGGCAGGTATTACAGCCACTCCCCAGGGGggtcccctgcccatccccccagtCTCACAGCCACTCATTCCAGAAACAGCTGCTAACTGGCCGCTTTCGGCAGGTAACAAGAGGTGCCACGTTCCCTGCAGGTGCCCAGCTGGCTCCAGAAcggcccagccagcccccagaGTCTGGCCAGCCTGCCACACACTCCGGTGGGCTCTGaccccagctccccaggctgctCCGTCTCCATTCCCCGGCTCTTGGAGCAGAGCTCAGAAGGATCCCGGGAACCGCATCTGCTCACCTGAGCAcctgccccctgctgcagagATGCATTGTGCGGGATGCCGGGCTGGACTGGTCGAAggtggggcagaaggaggggggataCACAGCTGGACGgggctttggtctgacccaggcttGCAAGGAGTCGGGGCacctggctggctgggcccaCTGGGGTCGAGTGGTTTCCACACTGTGCTTTGCATTCGGAACGGTGGCAGAATTTGCTGCTTCGTTAGAGGGTCTGGGACACGCTGCTTCGCCCAGTTCCCCGTGGGTTCGTTGAGCTGGAGCTGGGTTGGCCCTTGGTTCTCCCCACTACCCCTCCCCATTGCACACACCGAGCCTGTTCACTGCTGGTTTGCTCTGCAATCgcccacccagcccccaaaccCGCCCAGTTCCAACCTGCAATGAGCGAAATCCCAGCTCTGCTTATGGCCCAAAGCGACCAAGTGAAGGGCCTGGTGCAGGCCCCGGAGCCAGTCCCAGGGCAGGCCCTGAGTCCCAGCTCCGCCTGGCCGGGCTCTCTAGGAAACAGATGCTGTGTCCTGAGGAGCCCACAAGCTGCCAACTCCCCCAGCTGGGCAAAgagctcccccgcccccgcccaaaATACACGGCTCCCTCTGCCCCGAAGCCCCATTCAAGAACCCTCCGTtcctgcccctgctgctaccccttGTGTGGCTGGCACGTCCCAGGTGCATCTGCCCAGTTCGGTGCGcgctgcagacacacacacacacacacacacacaccgctgcTACACAATACAACGGGGGATTGAGGCAGCCAGCGCGGAgcctgcagcctgccagggcCATCCATCTCCTGGCCACAGAGGGGCAGATTACAAAGCCCAGACAGTCCCCCAGCTCCCAGACCCccgcggcggggggaggggggagctgtcgGCCGGCCAGGGCCCGCACTCACCTTGCTGCATCTCTTGGATGCCATCTCTGCCTTCGGAGAAGGGGCGCAGATGACACAaagcgaggggggagggggagggggatggtgaagggaggggcagggggagaagggggcagggcagagacagaagctggaccgggtcctgctgctgctgctgctgctgcctggcatCCAGCCCTGGGAGCGCCTGCATCGGGTTGCCATGGAGACTGAGAGCTGCACGGATGCTCGGGATCCTTCTCagcccctggggaaggagggtccAGGGCAGGGACGGAGGCGACTGTGGAGAGGGGGCAGCAGTGCCCAGGCTGGGGACGAGGGGGGCAGCAGTGcccaggctggggatgagggagcgggggggggcagtgcctaggCTGCTGGATTCAAGCATCTCAcccccagaagcagctggtctGGTTCCTGCTCACCCCCCTCCCATGCCACCATCATCACACCCTCCATCACCACCATCTCTCTACCCCCCCCTGTGCATTGCACACCCATCCCCCATACACTACACACCCAGTCTCTCTACCCACCCGTGCATTGCACACCCAATTATCCTTTGCACTGCACAATCATCCTCCTGGCTCCTGCACACCCCACCAACCGTGCAACGCACACCAGTCACCCCCGTGCATTGAACACCACTCACCCCTGTGCATTGCACACCCCACCCCCGTGCAATGCACACCGATCACACCCGTGCATTGCACACCCCATACCCGCGTGCAatgcacaccccatcccccccatcacGAGGCGTCGTCCCCCCCGTCCGAGGAGCCGCTCTCCtcccccaggcagcccccagccaCTCACACTGATCCGGACGAGCGCATCCATGATGGAGGTGAAGGTCTGCAGCTCCTCGCCATCCGCCATGGCTCCGGGCTGCCCCCGGCCGGGCTCCGGTCCCgacggcagcgcggcggcgaaCACCCCAGTCTGCGGCGGGGAGGGCGCACGGAGGAGCCgagctgaggcagggagcggtGCGCATGCTCccgggtccagctccggcctgggGGGAgcgcggtgggggtgggggtggggggcgagggGCTGTTACCGGGCGGGGGACGAGGGGCTGGCACCCAAGTTTGCCCCCCTGCACCTGCAGACAGAGGAGAGGGGCTgacacgggggagggggagcgaggATCTGGCACGGGGGGGAGCAAAGGGCTGGCacgggggggggagtgaggggctggcATCCAAGGTTGCCCCCCTGCACCTGAAGacagaggagtgggggggagcgAGAGgctggcaccgggggggggggacgacgagGGGCTGGCACCCAAGGTTTCCCCCCTGCACCTGCAGACAGAGGAGAGAGGCTGGCACggggggagccaggggctggCACCAGGGGGGCAGGGTTGCCCCCCCTGCGCCTGCAGACAGAGGAGAGGGGCTGGCACCCTCGGGGCAGCGCTGCCCCACTCCTCACAGGGCTGCCCTCGTGTGCCACGGGGCAGCAGCCAGTGCCGGGGAGGGGAGAGCGGGGCAGAGGCAGCCTGGCTGGGTTACTAGCCGAGCCTCACGGGGACTGGCCCATCGCCTCAGACACCCCGACGCCAGgacacccaccccccacagctcagGGGCATTCCCAGACGTACAGCTGTTGCCCCCACAGTTCCTTTGGGGCTCTGGGGCCCCGTGAAATCCCCTCCCTGCCACGGTCCACACCCCTGCCACTGGATGTTCCGAGACTCCGCTGCCCGGGCGTATGATCTGAGcgctggcctgggagccaggctccCTCATTCGCCCGGCTCTGCTGGGGATCTCAACGGAGAGGGGAGTTTGGCTGCCAGCTCATCCGCTGGCTAGTGGCGCTGTCATGGGGGTTGGGTGCAACGGGAACTCTTGCTGGGAGCCCGTCTGATGTGTTCCCCAGACCCGCAGAAGAGCTTTGTGGAGCTgggaagcttgtctctcacccacagactctggtccagtaaaagatattccctcccccacctcatctctctTGATTCCACAAGCCTTGTCTTCCCTGGGAAAAGGGTGCTTTAACCCTGGtgctagccctgggctcccccactcgACTGCCCCTCCGCACTGTGAATGTGACACAAGCTAAACACACAGTTTGCCAATCTGTGTGTCTCTCCAGCCCCGGGCTGGGCAGAGCCAGAGCAGAAGGGGAAAGGCCGGTGACTGGCAGCCCACGCCTGGCAAGGAGAGGATTGAAACACT is a window from the Malaclemys terrapin pileata isolate rMalTer1 chromosome 21, rMalTer1.hap1, whole genome shotgun sequence genome containing:
- the TRIM46 gene encoding tripartite motif-containing protein 46 isoform X1; this encodes MADGEELQTFTSIMDALVRISTSMKNMERELICPVCKEMYKQPVALPCMHNVCHVCASEILVQHGYICCDPSSEPTSPASTPATRSPRMGRRVIPKPDRLDRLLKSGFGTYPGRKRGAVHPQTVSFPCPACQRDVDLGERGLGNLFRNLTLERIVERYRQTINISTAIMCQFCKPPQLEATKGCTECKSSFCNECFKLYHPWGTQKAQHEPTPPTLTFRPKGLMCPEHKEEVTHYCKTCQRLVCQLCRVRRAHASHKVTPVLSAFQALREKLTKSLAYILSSQDTVQLQIAELEETVKHTEVNGSQAKEEVSQLIRGLCTVLEEKQTALLQAIQESQQERLASLHHQIQEHRSMLENSGLVGYAQEVLKETDHPCFVQAAKQLHSRIVRATDSLQTFRPAATSSFSRFQVDLSREMKLLTDLTFIKAPEAPVIDTQRTYAYDQIFLCWRLPQHSPPAWHFTVEYRKSDTKAKALKLWQRREEVRGTSALVEYLDTDSIYVLRVKGCNKAGFGEYSEDIYLHTPPAPVLNFFLDNRWGFNRERLAISKDQRAVRSVPGLPMLFAAERLMTSCHLSIDLLIGDVAVTQGQSYWACCVDPSSYLVKVGVGLESKLQEWFQVPQDVVSPRYDPDSGHDSGAEDATVDVPPPYAFLTIGMGKILLSHGSALTSRDPSGCTIPLPPRIGICLDYERGKVSFYDAVSFRGLWECGVDCSGPVCPAFCFIGGGALQLQELVASKQERKVTIGGLSKLD
- the TRIM46 gene encoding tripartite motif-containing protein 46 isoform X2, producing MKNMERELICPVCKEMYKQPVALPCMHNVCHVCASEILVQHGYICCDPSSEPTSPASTPATRSPRMGRRVIPKPDRLDRLLKSGFGTYPGRKRGAVHPQTVSFPCPACQRDVDLGERGLGNLFRNLTLERIVERYRQTINISTAIMCQFCKPPQLEATKGCTECKSSFCNECFKLYHPWGTQKAQHEPTPPTLTFRPKGLMCPEHKEEVTHYCKTCQRLVCQLCRVRRAHASHKVTPVLSAFQALREKLTKSLAYILSSQDTVQLQIAELEETVKHTEVNGSQAKEEVSQLIRGLCTVLEEKQTALLQAIQESQQERLASLHHQIQEHRSMLENSGLVGYAQEVLKETDHPCFVQAAKQLHSRIVRATDSLQTFRPAATSSFSRFQVDLSREMKLLTDLTFIKAPEAPVIDTQRTYAYDQIFLCWRLPQHSPPAWHFTVEYRKSDTKAKALKLWQRREEVRGTSALVEYLDTDSIYVLRVKGCNKAGFGEYSEDIYLHTPPAPVLNFFLDNRWGFNRERLAISKDQRAVRSVPGLPMLFAAERLMTSCHLSIDLLIGDVAVTQGQSYWACCVDPSSYLVKVGVGLESKLQEWFQVPQDVVSPRYDPDSGHDSGAEDATVDVPPPYAFLTIGMGKILLSHGSALTSRDPSGCTIPLPPRIGICLDYERGKVSFYDAVSFRGLWECGVDCSGPVCPAFCFIGGGALQLQELVASKQERKVTIGGLSKLD
- the TRIM46 gene encoding tripartite motif-containing protein 46 isoform X3, yielding MADGEELQTFTSIMDALVRISTSMKNMERELICPVCKEMYKQPVALPCMHNVCHVCASEILVQHGYICCDPSSEPTSPASTPATRSPRMGRRVIPKPDRLDRLLKSGFGTYPGRKRGAVHPQTVSFPCPACQRDVDLGERGLGNLFRNLTLERIVERYRQTINISTAIMCQFCKPPQLEATKGCTECKSSFCNECFKLYHPWGTQKAQHEPTPPTLTFRPKGLMCPEHKEEVTHYCKTCQRLVCQLCRVRRAHASHKVTPVLSAFQALREKLTKSLAYILSSQDTVQLQIAELEETVKHTEVNGSQAKEEVSQLIRGLCTVLEEKQTALLQAIQESQQERLASLHHQIQEHRSMLENSGLVGYAQEVLKETDHPCFVQAAKQLHSRIVRATDSLQTFRPAATSSFSRFQVDLSREMKLLTDLTFIKAPEAPVIDTQRTYAYDQIFLCWRLPQHSPPAWHFTVEYRKSDTKAKALKLWQRREEVRGTSALVEYLDTDSIYVLRVKGCNKAGFGEYSEDIYLHTPPAPGEGGFTCTRRPHQS